From Paenibacillus sp. PL2-23:
AGCGCCTGCGGTAAAAATAAGAATAATAGACGCGCCCACCATGACGGTCCCCGTCCCGAGATCCGGCTGCAGCATAATCATGCCGAAGGCCAGAAAAACCAGGCCAAGCGGGGGCATAAGCCCTTTTGTGAACTGCGTAATCATCCCCTGCTTCTCGGACAGCCATTTGGCCAGGAACAAGATCATCGCCAGCTTCATGAACTCCGACGGCTGAATGCCGAAGGAGCTGATGCCGAGCCAGCTTCGCGCGCCGCCGCGAACAACGCCGACGCCGGGGATAAGCACCAGCACCAGCAGCCCGAAGCAGACGATAAGCGCCAGCGGCGCCCATTTCTTCCAGACGGAATAATGCGTCCTCATTGTAAATAGTAACGCACCTACGCCCAGCCCGGCAAACAGCAGCTGCCGCTTCACATAATAGAATCGATCGCCGAACTCGTGGAACGCAAGCACGGCGCTTGCGCTGTACACCATGACAAGACCGATCGACAGGATCAGTCCGATTGCCGCAAGCAGCCACATATCCGGGGCAGTCCGCGCTTTTGCCATCGCAACACACCTCTTCGCATGGGAAAGTAGGGACAGGCCCCCTACTTACAAGGTATGCGCCGATTGCTTAAAAATGCTCCCTCTCTGCTCGTAGGATGCGAACATATCCCAGCTTGCGCACGCGGGCGATAGAAGAACAATATCGCCCGCCTCGGCAAGCGAGGCCGCCTGGCTTACCGCCTGGCGAAGAGTGCTCTCGGCGTCCTTCTCATCGTTCACCGATTGCGCGTTCGTTAAACCTGCAAGCTCCGCCACCTTCAGCAGCTTATTCTTGGTCTGGCCGAGCGTTACCAGCCCCTTCAGCCCGCGAAAGAGAGGAAGCAGCTCCATATAATCGGAGCCCCGGTCCAGCCCTCCCGCAATGAGAATGATCGGCCTCTTGAGCGAACGGACCGACATGGTCGTCGCCGTCGGATTGGTGGCTTTGGAATCATTGTAGTAGGCTACGCCTCCACGCTCCGCTACAAACTCCAGACGATGCTCCACGCCCTTGAACTGCTCCAGCGGCTTCGCCAGCCCAGCCGCTGGCGCTCCCGCCGCCAACGCCGCCGCGATAGCCGCCAGCGCGTTGGCGGCATTATGCCTGCCCGGAATGCCGAGCGCGTCTACAGGCATGATGGCAGTCTCCATGCCATCGGCGCGATATACGATGCGCCGCTCCGCTTGCGCCTCGCCGGCGCCGTCCTCCCGGCTATAGGGAGGCTCGACGCAGACGCCCTTCTCCAGCCGCTCGTAGAGGGAGAACGGCAGCACGGCAGCTCTCAAGCCTTCGGCCGCTTCCCGGCAGGCCTTGTCGTCCCAATTCAGAACGGCGGTATCGCCTTCCTGCTGGTTGGCGAACAGCTTGCGCTTGGAGGCGACATAGTCCTCCATATCGCCATGATAGTCCAAATGCGTCTCCGCCAGGTTAAGCAGCAGCCCCACTTGCGGACGGAATGCGGCAGTCCCTTTCAGCTGGAAGCTGCTCAGCTCGGCGACAATCCAGCCGTCCTGCTCCGCCTCCTGCACAGCCTCGCACAGCGGCAGTCCGATATTCCCCGCCACGATCGGCTTCATGCCGGCTGCTTCCAGAAGCTTGCCTATAAGCGTCGTTGTTGTTGTCTTGCCATTGGAGCCGGTAATGCCAATGATCGGAGCCGGAGACAGCCAATAAGCGGCTTCCACCTCCGTAATCACCTCTACGCCTCGCGCCAGCGCCGCTTGGACTGGAGCTGCGGAATAGGGAATGCCGGGGTTTTTCACAAGCAAGGCTGTACGGCCGTCGATCAGGTCGTCCGGATGATAACCACACAGCACAGAAATGCCCAAAGCGGACAGCTCATCCGCTTCGGGACATAATTCACGGTCTTTCTTATCATTGACAATAACGTCTGCGCCGAGCTTATGGAACAGCTTGGCGACGCTGACACCGCTTCTTGCGAGCCCAAGCACGACAACGCGCTGACCGCTGTAGGTGGATGGATGATTCATAAGGCCATTCCTTTCTATGTATGCAGGAAGCGGCTCTCTTCTTGCGAGAACCGCCCACGCCCTTCGTATTGAGATGCATCATTCGCTTGAAGCTACATAATGAGCAGTACGCCTGCAGCCGCGAATACCAAGCCAACGGACCAGAACACGGCAACGACCTTCCACTCCGACCAGCCCGACAGCTCGAAATGATGGTGAATCGGGCTCATTTTGAAGATCCGCTTGCCCCTGAGCTTGAATGAAGCAACCTGGATAATAACAGACAGCATCTCCAGAACGAACACGCCGCCGATCAGAATGAGCAGCAGCTCCGTCTTGGTCAGAATCGCGACGGCTGCGATGCCGCCCCCGATGCCAAGGGAGCCCATGTCCCCCATAAACACCTTGGCGGGATGCGCGTTGAATACGAGGAAGCCTAGCACCGCTCCGATCATAGCCGCCGAGAATACCGCCGACTCATGGGAGGACGCCTGCAGCGCCACTATTGTGAACGCGCCGAACGCGATGGCGCTGGTGCCGGCGAGCAGTCCGTCCAGCCCGTCCGTAAAGTTGACAGAGTTGCTGGCTGCGAACATGATAATAACGACAAAGGGATAGTAGAACCAGCCGAGATCAAATCCAAAGCCCGTCCCCGGCACAACTATTTCCGTGCTGTGATTCATATTGTACAGCATAGCGCAGACCGCGACGGAGAACAGCAGCTGACCGAACAGCTTCTGCCTCGCCGTCAAGCCCAGCGAGCGCTTGAATACGATTTTGATATAGTCGTCCAGAAAGCCTACAAGGCCGAAGCCGAGCGACGCTGTCAGCAGCACCCAAAATTCGGGCGTCTTGTCGGCGAAGCGAAGGAACGCGATCAGCAGCGCGATCATAATGATAATGCCGCCCATCGTCGGCGTACCCTGCTTCTTCAAATGGCTTTGAGGACCGACCTCGCGAATTTGCTGGCCGAACTTCAGCCTGCGGAGAAGCGGAATGAACAATGGTCCCAGCAAAACCGCTAGCAGGAAAGAAACGCCGATCGCAAACAAGATGACCATCATATCCATCTTCTCACCCCTTCTCCAAAGCTTGGACAACCTGTTCCATGCGCATACCTCGCGAGCCCTTCACCAGAACGAGGTCGTCCGGCTGCAGCTTCTCCTTCAGCCACGCCGCCAGCTCTTCCTTGTTGTCGAAGTGGCGGATTAGACCCTGCTCCGCAACGTCAGGCAAGACGCGCGCCGCCGCCTCGCTGGTATGGATGGACAGCGGCCCGTGCGTCAGTAAGCCCTCCGCCTTGCCGCCTGCCAAATATTCACCCATCTCAACATGGAGCGTCACCTCATCAGGTCCCAGCTCCAGCATGTCGCCGAGCACAATCCATCTTCTGCCGAAGCCCTCCAGCCCCGCCACCAAATCGATGGCCGCGCGAACCGCAGTGGGATTGGCGTTGTAGGCATCATTCAGCACAACAGCGCCGTTCGAAGCTCGGGTCGGCTCAATCCGCATGCCCGTAAGCGACAGCGTCTCGAAGCCTCTGGCAATGTCGGCCGGCTTGACGCCGAACAGGCGGGCTGCGGCTATCGCCGCCAGTGCGTTGCTGATGTTATGGCGGCCGGGCACCGGTATACGAAGCGTTCCAAGCGCTGTCCGCTCACTCTTGTACAGAGGAGCAAAGCCGCTGTCGAACGGCGACAGGTCCATATCCTCAGCGGACCATTCACAAGATGGGCCCAGGCCGAAGGTGCGAAGCGCCACACCTTCCGGGAGCTTCATGGACGCTAAGCCCTCCTGAAGCAGAGGCTCGTCGCCATTGTAGAGCAGGGTGCCGCCGTCGGACAGTCCCAGCGCGATCTCCAGCTTCGCCTTAGCGATGCCTGCGCGCGAGCCAAGCTGAAGCAGATGGGCGTCGCCGATGTTGGTAATAATGGCGACGTCAGGCATGGCGATCTTCGTGAGCAGCTCGATCTCGCCGAAGCCGCTCATCCCCATCTCTAGCACGGCAACCTCCGTATCCTCGTCCATCTTCAATAGCGTAAGAGGCAGCCCGATATGATTGTTCAGGTTGCCCTCCGTCTTCAGCACGCGGTATTGCATGCCCAGCAGCGCCGCCGCCATATCCTTGGTCGTCGTCTTCCCGTTGCTGCCGGTTATGCCGACGACACGCGCCATCAGCTCGCCGCGGTATGCCGAAGCGAGCCGCTGAAGCGCGGCCAGCGTATCGTCGACAAGAAGAAACGGCAGCTCCGCAAGCGAGGCCGGCAGCTCCCGGCCCTTCTGCCATAGCATCGCCTTCGCGCCGCTTGCAGCCGCCTGCTCCGCAAATGCATGCCCATCGAACCGCTCGCCCACGATGGGCACGAACAGCTCTCCGCTCCCCGCTATTCTGCTGTCCGTCATTACGCCGCTGACCATCTCGTCCGCGCGGCCTCCCTTGCGAATCGCGCCGCACATCGACGCGATCTGCCCTACAGTCCGTTTAATCAATGTATTAGTCCCCTTATGGCTTCTTTTGCTACTAATCGATCGTCGAAGTCGTATACCTTGCCTCCGACAAGCTGGTAGGTTTCATGACCTTTCCCCGCAATCAATACTACATCGCCTGGGCTTGCCATTTCAACCGCTTTTTGAATCGCTTCGCGGCGATCCGCAATTAACGCGTATTTCTCCCTCGCGAGACCCGCTTCCAGAAGTCCCGCCTCGATATCCCCAATAATCCGGCTGGGGTCCTCCGTCCTGGGATTGTCAGAGGTGACGATGACTTCATCCGCCAGCCGTGCCGCGATACCTCCCATAAGAGGGCGCTTCGTCCGATCGCGGTCCCCGCCGCAGCCGAATACGCATATGACCCTGCCGGCGGCAAACTCACGCACCGCACGCAGCACGTTCTCGAGTCCGTCCGGCGTATGGGCATAATCGACGACCACTGCGAACGGCTGGCCCGCCTCAACACTCTCAACGCGTCCCGGCACGCCCGGAATGGATTCCAGCGAGCGCTTGATGTCCTCCAGCGCTATATCCTCGACAAGCGCGGCTGCGATTGCCGCAAGCGCGTTATAGACGTTGAACTTGCCTGACAACCTGAGCCTAATGTCCATGTCCCCTCGGAAGGTGAGCGCGCGGAACTCTGTCCCTTGTGCCGTGATGCGGATGTTCTTCGCCCTCACGTCCGCAGTGTTCAATATGCCGTAAGTAATGACTTCAGCGGAAGTCAGCATCCCGTACGCGGCGCTGGCGGGATCATCCGCGTTCAGCACCGCATAGGAGCGCTCCGCCGGGGAATGGGGATAGGCGTTGCCCAGCCTGGAGAAAAACAAGCCCTTGGCGTCCCTATATTTCTCCATCGTGCCGTGGTAATCCAGATGGTCCTGCGTCAGGTTGGTGAAGATGGCGGTGCGGAAGCGGCAGCCCTTCACCCGGCCCTGCTCCAGCGCGTGCGACGACACCTCCATCGCGCAGTAGCGCGTGCCGGCGTCTCTCATCTCCCCAAGCTGACGCTGAAGATCATGCGC
This genomic window contains:
- the spoVE gene encoding stage V sporulation protein E; the encoded protein is MAKARTAPDMWLLAAIGLILSIGLVMVYSASAVLAFHEFGDRFYYVKRQLLFAGLGVGALLFTMRTHYSVWKKWAPLALIVCFGLLVLVLIPGVGVVRGGARSWLGISSFGIQPSEFMKLAMILFLAKWLSEKQGMITQFTKGLMPPLGLVFLAFGMIMLQPDLGTGTVMVGASIILIFTAGARLSHLGGLAMLGVVGFVGLILAAPYRLQRITSFLDPWSDPLGGGYQIIQSLFAVGPGGLVGLGLGMSRQKFSYLPEPQTDFIFSILAEELGFIGGSTLILLFLVVVWRGIRAAIAAPDTFGSLLAVGITGIIGVQVLINIGVVIGMMPVTGITLPLVSYGGSSLTLLLTALGILLNISRYSR
- the murD gene encoding UDP-N-acetylmuramoyl-L-alanine--D-glutamate ligase — its product is MNHPSTYSGQRVVVLGLARSGVSVAKLFHKLGADVIVNDKKDRELCPEADELSALGISVLCGYHPDDLIDGRTALLVKNPGIPYSAAPVQAALARGVEVITEVEAAYWLSPAPIIGITGSNGKTTTTTLIGKLLEAAGMKPIVAGNIGLPLCEAVQEAEQDGWIVAELSSFQLKGTAAFRPQVGLLLNLAETHLDYHGDMEDYVASKRKLFANQQEGDTAVLNWDDKACREAAEGLRAAVLPFSLYERLEKGVCVEPPYSREDGAGEAQAERRIVYRADGMETAIMPVDALGIPGRHNAANALAAIAAALAAGAPAAGLAKPLEQFKGVEHRLEFVAERGGVAYYNDSKATNPTATTMSVRSLKRPIILIAGGLDRGSDYMELLPLFRGLKGLVTLGQTKNKLLKVAELAGLTNAQSVNDEKDAESTLRQAVSQAASLAEAGDIVLLSPACASWDMFASYEQRGSIFKQSAHTL
- a CDS encoding UDP-N-acetylmuramoyl-L-alanyl-D-glutamate--2,6-diaminopimelate ligase, with translation MRLSELTDLLLTARLVGDGETEITGVEKDSRKVKPGGLFLCVPGLTVDGHTFAADAVKRGASALVCERELPLEVPQLIVKDCRLATAVISDYVYGHPSSQVKVIGVTGTNGKTTTTYLIERILNDSGKPSGVIGTIEWRYGGKSFPASGTTPDAHDLQRQLGEMRDAGTRYCAMEVSSHALEQGRVKGCRFRTAIFTNLTQDHLDYHGTMEKYRDAKGLFFSRLGNAYPHSPAERSYAVLNADDPASAAYGMLTSAEVITYGILNTADVRAKNIRITAQGTEFRALTFRGDMDIRLRLSGKFNVYNALAAIAAALVEDIALEDIKRSLESIPGVPGRVESVEAGQPFAVVVDYAHTPDGLENVLRAVREFAAGRVICVFGCGGDRDRTKRPLMGGIAARLADEVIVTSDNPRTEDPSRIIGDIEAGLLEAGLAREKYALIADRREAIQKAVEMASPGDVVLIAGKGHETYQLVGGKVYDFDDRLVAKEAIRGLIH
- the murF gene encoding UDP-N-acetylmuramoyl-tripeptide--D-alanyl-D-alanine ligase — protein: MIKRTVGQIASMCGAIRKGGRADEMVSGVMTDSRIAGSGELFVPIVGERFDGHAFAEQAAASGAKAMLWQKGRELPASLAELPFLLVDDTLAALQRLASAYRGELMARVVGITGSNGKTTTKDMAAALLGMQYRVLKTEGNLNNHIGLPLTLLKMDEDTEVAVLEMGMSGFGEIELLTKIAMPDVAIITNIGDAHLLQLGSRAGIAKAKLEIALGLSDGGTLLYNGDEPLLQEGLASMKLPEGVALRTFGLGPSCEWSAEDMDLSPFDSGFAPLYKSERTALGTLRIPVPGRHNISNALAAIAAARLFGVKPADIARGFETLSLTGMRIEPTRASNGAVVLNDAYNANPTAVRAAIDLVAGLEGFGRRWIVLGDMLELGPDEVTLHVEMGEYLAGGKAEGLLTHGPLSIHTSEAAARVLPDVAEQGLIRHFDNKEELAAWLKEKLQPDDLVLVKGSRGMRMEQVVQALEKG
- the mraY gene encoding phospho-N-acetylmuramoyl-pentapeptide-transferase, which gives rise to MDMMVILFAIGVSFLLAVLLGPLFIPLLRRLKFGQQIREVGPQSHLKKQGTPTMGGIIIMIALLIAFLRFADKTPEFWVLLTASLGFGLVGFLDDYIKIVFKRSLGLTARQKLFGQLLFSVAVCAMLYNMNHSTEIVVPGTGFGFDLGWFYYPFVVIIMFAASNSVNFTDGLDGLLAGTSAIAFGAFTIVALQASSHESAVFSAAMIGAVLGFLVFNAHPAKVFMGDMGSLGIGGGIAAVAILTKTELLLILIGGVFVLEMLSVIIQVASFKLRGKRIFKMSPIHHHFELSGWSEWKVVAVFWSVGLVFAAAGVLLIM